In Clostridium thermosuccinogenes, the genomic stretch CTTTTTACCGGATCAGTGCAAGTTACAGTATTTGTAATTACGTTTGTATTAGCATTAATTGCCGGACCAATTCTTATACCGATACTGACAAAGCTGAAATTCGGGCAGACAGTCAGAGACGACGGGCCGAAGACACATTTTAAAAAGATGGGCACACCCACCATCGGAGGCTTGATATTTCTTATACCCATCACCCTGGTGCTGATGTATTTTTCTTTAAGCTACCCCAAGATATTGCCCATGCTATTGGTTACACTGGGGTTTGGGGTCGTAGGCCTTATCGATGACCTCATTAAGGTCTTAAAAAAAAGCAAGGACGGTTTGTTTGCCGGACAAAAGATGTTGGGACTGCTTCTGATTGCTGCTGCGTTTGCATTTTATATTGCGTATTTCACTGATCTGGGAGTGGATGTAACAATACCTTTTGTGGGAACTGTAAATTCGGCATGGTTTTTTATTTTGTTCACCATTTTCGTTTTCATTGCCACTACCAACGGGGTTAACCTGACAGATGGTCTTGACGGCCTTGCTACAGGAGTTACTCTGATTGTAATGGTGTTTTTTACCGTAGTGGCTATGACGAGAGCGGAATGGGATTACATAAAGGTGTTTACAGCTTCCGTAGCCGGAGGCTGTTTGGGCTTTTTGGTTTTTAACATCCATCCTGCCCGCGTCTTTATGGGTGATTCAGGGTCTCTGGCCTTGGGAGGAGCTGTAGCCAGTACGGCTATAATGCTGAAAATGCCCTTTATCCTCCTTTTAGTTGGAGGAATATATGTGGTAGAAGTCCTTTCGGACATAATCCAGGTGACTTCTTTCAAATTGAGGCGCAAAAGGGTATTTAAAATGGCTCCCCTTCATCATCATTTTGAGCTGTCGGGATGGAAGGAAACAAAAGTTGTTGCAGTGTTCTGGACCACAACCTTGGTATTGTGCATAATCGCACTTTTGCTATTGGGAGTGCGGTTTGTCTAGGTTAAGCCGTTGTACCGGAGGACTGGAGATGGCTTGTGGAGAGTTGTTGGAGATAAAACCCTTAAAAAGTCTCCGGCTTTGCTATCGAATATGCTGATATAGTATGTTAGTTATTTAATTGTTGTAATGCTCATATAATTATATGAACAACAAACTTTAAAGAGGTTGATGATGAAATCAAGAAAGCCTGTGGATTTCTGGATATTGATAACAACTTTTATATTGCTTGCTTTAGGTACAATAATGGTGTTTAGTGCCAGTGCTGCTTATGCATATAACTATTATCATGATACTTATTATTTTCTGAAAAAACAGCTTACAATGCTTCCTATCGCTTTTACGGCAATGCTTTTCACAATGAATATCGATTACAGGAAGCTGGGAAAATGGTCTCCGATATTTGTTGTGGTGAGCATTTTCCTGTTGATCCTTGTTTTCGTACCAGGGATCGGAACGGCTACAAAAGGGGCGCGGAGGTGGCTGGATTTGAAAGTTACCAGTTTCCAGCCGTCGGAGTTTGCCAAAATGGCAGTTATATTGTTTTTTTCTTATAGCCTTTCTAAAAGAAAAAACCAACTGCACAGCTTTTTTAAAGGCTTGCTCCCTTACCTGGTTCTTATAGGCATATATGCGGCACTTTTGCTTTTGGAACCTCACTTGAGCGGCACGATGATCATAGCCATGGTAGCATGCATCATACTTTTCTGTGCAGGAGCGAGAATAAAACACTTTGTGATACTGGCACTGCCTGCTGTGGCAGGACTTGCGGCTGCCATAGCTTTTTCCGACTACAGGCGTGAAAGATTTCTTTCCTTTCTAAATCCACTGGAAGATGCACAAGGGTCGGGATGGCAGATCATCAACTCTCTGTATGCCATAGGATCGGGAGGCTTATTCGGCAGGGGGTTGGGCAAAAGCCTGCAGAAGTTCCTTTACATACCGGAACCCCATAATGACTTCATTCTGGCGGTTCTTGCCGAGGAGTTGGGATTTGTCGGTGTACTGCTGGTAATGATCCTGTTTTCAATATTTATCTGGCGAGGCATCAAAATATCGATAAATGCGCCGGATACCTTTGGGAGTCTTACGGCTGTGGGAATAACTTCCTTGAT encodes the following:
- the spoVE gene encoding stage V sporulation protein E, with amino-acid sequence MMKSRKPVDFWILITTFILLALGTIMVFSASAAYAYNYYHDTYYFLKKQLTMLPIAFTAMLFTMNIDYRKLGKWSPIFVVVSIFLLILVFVPGIGTATKGARRWLDLKVTSFQPSEFAKMAVILFFSYSLSKRKNQLHSFFKGLLPYLVLIGIYAALLLLEPHLSGTMIIAMVACIILFCAGARIKHFVILALPAVAGLAAAIAFSDYRRERFLSFLNPLEDAQGSGWQIINSLYAIGSGGLFGRGLGKSLQKFLYIPEPHNDFILAVLAEELGFVGVLLVMILFSIFIWRGIKISINAPDTFGSLTAVGITSLIAVQVIINVAVVTASMPVTGMPLPFFSYGGTSLVFLMSEVGILLNISRYANYERI
- the mraY gene encoding phospho-N-acetylmuramoyl-pentapeptide-transferase: MDALFTGSVQVTVFVITFVLALIAGPILIPILTKLKFGQTVRDDGPKTHFKKMGTPTIGGLIFLIPITLVLMYFSLSYPKILPMLLVTLGFGVVGLIDDLIKVLKKSKDGLFAGQKMLGLLLIAAAFAFYIAYFTDLGVDVTIPFVGTVNSAWFFILFTIFVFIATTNGVNLTDGLDGLATGVTLIVMVFFTVVAMTRAEWDYIKVFTASVAGGCLGFLVFNIHPARVFMGDSGSLALGGAVASTAIMLKMPFILLLVGGIYVVEVLSDIIQVTSFKLRRKRVFKMAPLHHHFELSGWKETKVVAVFWTTTLVLCIIALLLLGVRFV